The proteins below come from a single Drosophila busckii strain San Diego stock center, stock number 13000-0081.31 chromosome X, ASM1175060v1, whole genome shotgun sequence genomic window:
- the LOC108605996 gene encoding uncharacterized protein LOC108605996 — MSATANGDVAGRSETDRVSALELQSNRRMLYFSDGVMEELSSSDSETEPDVPDKAYDVQLQREMTLGPRLRYKASKVGNNILAGIDYVGGGLASFLGITDSKYASELKYHKRAKEQAEAEDAADTDLDNWQVHSNNNRNNNDTVVVCAPARHTENSNPTEYCMSSTPSRQ; from the exons atgtCGGCCACAGCCAATGGCGATGTAGCCGGGCGTTCTGAAACAGATCGTGTGAGCGCCCTTGAATTGCAATCAAATCGCCGCATGCTGTACTTTAGCGATGGAGTCATGGAAGAGCTATCCTCTAGCGATAGCGAAACTGAGCCGGACGTGCCCGATAAGGCGTACGATGTACAGTTGCAG CGCGAAATGACGCTGGGACCCCGCCTACGTTACAAGGCCAGCAAGGTAGGCAATAATATACTTGCCGGCATTGATTATGTCGGTGGCGGCCTGGCCTCGTTTTTGGGCATTACCGATTCTAAATACGCCAGCGAACTTAAGTATCACAAGCGCGCCAAAGAACAAGCTGAGGCCGAGGACGCGGCCGACACAGACCTTGACAATTGGCAAGTCCACAGCAATAATAATCGCAATAACAACGACACTGTTGTGGTTTGTGCGCCTGCGCGTCACACGGAGAACTCCAATCCCACTGAGTATTGCATGTCCAGCACTCCCAGTCGACAATGA
- the LOC108605938 gene encoding HMG domain-containing protein 4: MESPLASSATKEFQVAGVSRSGRVRKKSSKLLDFESPEELEKRFKRTGRAPARYTNRGRPSNAAREREQEMSLAYEDDFTDVDNTLHLSAPEDTRAIINAADLRGTIMNSDDEVDTLVQDIVQGVQAEACYTNDSRVRQSLYMREKSNKRKILKDGKVVTGKMQRKDKGKSRYTAYSLWAREVRKRDFPDLDFANAARRLSELWANVSNKDKNAWRRKAKVQATKAKTREKEIVVTSMLNLASNGNAAGAADNTDGSFQVRPTTSRTKKIAADRRQVNEPVTPTQNRQRRNTYTRTRPSPAATATVTRQSAGATDLELAGRRSPPSSTEAIDAAAHLKLLGESLTLIGERLKEHNGHVALSGSLSVLLDSLLCSMGPLLCLATQIPGLENKPELATNLASTLDNIAYVMPGL, encoded by the exons atggaATCTCCTTTAGCCAGTTCAGCTACAAAAG AATTTCAGGTGGCTGGCGTTTCGCGCAGTGGACGCGTACGCAAGAAATCATCAAAACTGTTGGATTTCGAGTCGCCAGAGGAACTTGAGAAACGATTCAAGCGCACTGGTCGAGCACCGGCGCGGTATACAAATCGTGGACGTCCATCAAATGCTGCACGGGAGCGTGAACAAGAAATGTCGTTGGCGTACGAAGACGACTTTACAGATGTGGATAACACTTTACATTTGTCCGCGCCAGAAGACACAAGGGCTATTATAAACGCAGCTGACTTGCGTGGCACGATAATGAATTCGGACGATGAAGTGGATACACTGGTGCAAGATATAGTACAAGGGGTGCAGGCGGAAGCTTGCTACACGAACGATTCTCGTGTACGGCAAAGCCTTTACATGCGGGAGAAGAGCAACAAGCGCAAGATACTTAAAGACGGTAAAGTGGTGACTGGCAAGATGCAGCGCAAGGATAAGGGCAAATCACGCTATACGGCGTATAGCCTATGGGCACGCGAGGTGCGCAAACGTGACTTTCCAGATCTAG ATTTTGCCAATGCGGCACGGCGTCTCAGTGAGCTTTGGGCCAATGTTTCCAACAAAGACAAAAACGCCTGGAGACGCAAGGCAAAAGTACaggcaacaaaagcgaaaacacGAGAAAAAGAGATAGTAGTGACGTCTATGTTAAACTTGgccagcaatggcaatgccgcTGGTGCGGCAGACAACACAGATGGCTCATTTCAGGTGCGGCCCACCACAAGTCGCACCAAAAAGATTGCCGCCGATCGCCGTCAGGTGAACGAGCCAGTCACGCCCACACAGAACAGACAGAGGCGCAATACCTACACTCGCACAAGGCCTagtccagcagcaacagcaacagttactAGGCAAAGCGCTGGCGCCACAGATCTCGAGTTAGCTGGTAGACGTTCGCCACCGTCAAGCACTGAGGCTATTgatgcagcagcgcatttaaaaCTGCTGGGTGAAAGCCTTACGTTGATTGGTGAACGCTTGAAAGAGCACAATGGACATGTGGCGTTGTCAGGAAGCTTGTCTGTCCTATTGGACAGTCTACTGTGCTCCATGGGACCGCTACTCTGCCTTGCAACACAAATTCCCGGACTTGAGAATAAGCCGGAGTTGGCCACAAACCTGGCCAGTACGTTAGACAACATTGCCTACGTTATGCCCGGGCTCTAA